Proteins encoded together in one Pantoea sp. CCBC3-3-1 window:
- the gluQRS gene encoding tRNA glutamyl-Q(34) synthetase GluQRS has translation MYNAYVGRFAPSPSGELHFGSLIAALGSYLQARAHQGKWWVRIEDIDPPREVPGAAKRILTQLEQHGLHWDGEVLWQSQRHEAYRDALAFLQQHNRSYYCTCPRSRIQQIGGLYDGYCRNRHCGPANAALRLRLDQPVEQFHDNLRGLITADPGLAREDFIIHRRDGLFAYNLAVVVDDHFQGVTEVVRGADLIEPTVRQIALYQQFGWQAPGYLHLPLVINPDGNKLSKQNHAPPLPEGDPRPALVKALHFLGQPVEQGWRDRPLLALLQQAVMQWDVAKIPQKDASLLTL, from the coding sequence ATGTACAACGCTTACGTTGGGCGTTTCGCCCCCTCTCCTTCCGGTGAACTGCATTTCGGCTCGTTGATTGCCGCGCTCGGTAGCTATCTACAGGCTCGCGCGCATCAGGGCAAATGGTGGGTTCGCATTGAAGATATCGATCCGCCTCGCGAAGTGCCCGGCGCGGCCAAACGCATCCTCACCCAACTGGAACAGCACGGTTTGCACTGGGATGGTGAGGTTCTCTGGCAGTCTCAACGTCATGAGGCCTATCGCGACGCGCTGGCATTTCTTCAGCAGCACAATCGTAGCTATTACTGCACCTGTCCGCGTAGCCGTATTCAGCAAATTGGCGGTCTTTATGACGGCTATTGCCGAAACCGACATTGTGGCCCGGCCAACGCGGCATTACGGCTACGACTGGATCAGCCAGTTGAGCAATTTCATGATAACTTGCGTGGGTTGATAACGGCAGATCCCGGGCTGGCGCGTGAGGATTTTATTATTCACCGGCGCGACGGATTGTTTGCTTATAATCTGGCCGTAGTGGTGGACGATCATTTTCAGGGCGTGACGGAAGTTGTACGGGGCGCCGACCTGATTGAGCCAACGGTCCGGCAGATTGCGCTTTATCAGCAGTTTGGCTGGCAGGCACCGGGCTATCTGCACTTGCCGCTGGTGATTAATCCAGATGGCAATAAGCTTTCCAAACAGAATCACGCGCCGCCGTTGCCGGAAGGCGATCCGCGTCCTGCATTGGTAAAAGCGCTGCACTTTCTGGGTCAGCCGGTGGAACAGGGATGGCGGGATCGACCGCTT
- the dksA gene encoding RNA polymerase-binding protein DksA, which produces MQEGQNRKTSSLSILAIAGVEPYQEKPGEEYMNDAQLEHFKKILEAWRNQLRDEVDRTVSHMQDEAANFPDPVDRAAQEEEFSLELRNRDRERKLIKKIEKTLKKVEDDDFGYCDSCGVEIGIRRLEARPTADLCIDCKTLAEIREKQMAG; this is translated from the coding sequence ATGCAAGAAGGGCAAAACCGTAAAACCTCGTCCCTGAGTATTCTCGCCATTGCTGGCGTGGAGCCTTATCAGGAGAAGCCGGGCGAAGAGTACATGAATGACGCCCAGCTGGAGCATTTCAAGAAGATCCTTGAAGCCTGGCGCAATCAGCTCCGGGATGAAGTTGACCGCACCGTGTCGCACATGCAAGACGAAGCTGCCAACTTCCCCGATCCGGTTGACCGGGCTGCACAGGAAGAGGAGTTCAGTCTTGAACTGCGTAACCGTGACCGTGAGCGCAAACTGATTAAGAAGATCGAGAAGACGCTGAAGAAAGTGGAAGATGACGATTTCGGCTACTGCGATTCTTGTGGTGTAGAAATTGGTATTCGCCGCCTTGAAGCACGTCCTACTGCCGATCTTTGTATCGACTGTAAAACGCTGGCGGAAATCCGCGAAAAACAAATGGCCGGTTAA
- the sfsA gene encoding DNA/RNA nuclease SfsA → MKFTPALKPATLIKRYKRFLADVITPEGEEMTIHCANTGAMTGCATPGDTVWYSTSASLTRKYPHSWELTETQQGHWICVNTLRANTLVKEALSTHTIPELSGYTSLQSEVKYGAEKSRIDFLLKADDRVNCYIEVKSVTLLHQGKGYFPDAVTVRGQKHLRELAKIAENGQRAVMLFAVLHSGIEDVTPARHIDARYAELMAQARASGVEVLCYKAQLSPEEIILQKSVAVEG, encoded by the coding sequence ATGAAATTTACGCCCGCGCTGAAGCCAGCGACGCTGATCAAACGTTACAAGCGCTTTCTGGCCGATGTGATCACCCCTGAGGGGGAAGAAATGACCATTCATTGCGCCAATACCGGTGCAATGACCGGCTGCGCGACGCCCGGCGATACGGTGTGGTATTCGACCTCGGCAAGTTTAACAAGAAAATATCCGCACAGCTGGGAGCTGACGGAAACGCAACAGGGCCACTGGATTTGCGTGAATACCTTACGCGCCAATACGTTAGTTAAAGAGGCGCTGAGTACGCACACTATTCCGGAATTGTCCGGTTACACCAGTCTGCAAAGTGAAGTGAAATACGGCGCAGAAAAAAGCCGTATTGATTTCCTGTTAAAGGCAGACGACCGCGTCAACTGCTATATTGAAGTCAAATCCGTGACGCTTTTACACCAAGGTAAAGGGTATTTTCCGGATGCGGTTACCGTGCGGGGCCAGAAGCATTTGCGTGAACTGGCGAAAATTGCTGAAAATGGCCAGCGCGCGGTGATGTTATTTGCCGTTCTGCACTCGGGGATTGAGGACGTTACCCCGGCGCGTCATATTGATGCACGATACGCAGAACTCATGGCACAGGCGCGTGCAAGCGGGGTTGAAGTGCTTTGTTATAAAGCGCAGTTATCACCTGAAGAAATTATCCTGCAAAAGAGCGTGGCCGTTGAGGGATAA
- the thpR gene encoding RNA 2',3'-cyclic phosphodiesterase, which translates to MSEQKRLFFGIALPEESRQSLIKWRATTFAEEAGRPVAAANLHLTLAFLGEIGEEKGRALRQMAGRIRQSPFTLTLDDAGHWPRSGVVWLGPKQAPRGLLQLAGMLRSQAARSGCYQSPLPFHPHVTLLRNATQPVTLPPRNFRWQFRVERFALFESVFAKGRTRYKTLADWELKQDTE; encoded by the coding sequence ATGAGTGAGCAAAAAAGGCTGTTTTTCGGCATCGCGCTGCCGGAAGAGAGCAGGCAGAGCTTAATAAAATGGCGAGCCACTACCTTTGCGGAGGAAGCGGGACGTCCTGTTGCCGCAGCGAATCTACACCTGACGCTGGCCTTTCTTGGTGAAATCGGTGAAGAAAAAGGCCGGGCGCTACGGCAGATGGCCGGACGTATCAGGCAATCTCCTTTTACCCTGACGCTGGATGATGCCGGGCACTGGCCGCGCTCGGGCGTCGTCTGGCTGGGGCCAAAGCAGGCGCCGCGCGGCTTGCTCCAGCTGGCCGGGATGCTGAGATCTCAGGCCGCCCGCAGCGGATGTTATCAAAGTCCTCTCCCCTTTCATCCACATGTCACATTACTGCGTAATGCTACGCAGCCGGTCACGTTGCCGCCGCGTAATTTTCGCTGGCAGTTTCGCGTCGAGCGTTTTGCGCTGTTCGAGTCGGTTTTTGCTAAAGGCCGGACACGCTACAAAACGCTGGCAGACTGGGAACTGAAGCAGGATACGGAATGA